Below is a genomic region from Novosphingobium sp. EMRT-2.
GCCGGGCGGCCGGCACCGGTGCGCCTGGCCTGTGCGGTGCGCCGCCGGTAACTTTCGACGTTCATCTCGAAGATGGTGGCGTGGTGCACGAGCCTGTCGACAGCGGCGAGTGTCATGGCGGGATCGGGGAAGACCCTGTTCCATTCGCCGAAGGGCTGGTTGGCGGTGATCAGCAACGACCGTCGTTCGTAGCGTGCGCTGATCAACTCGAAGAGCACCGACGTCTCGGCCTGATCGCGCGAGATGTAGGCAAAGTCGTCGAGAACGAGCAGGTGGTATTTGTCGAGCTTGGCCATGGCGGATTCGAGTGCAAGTTCGCGTCGGGCGACCTGCAGGCGTTGCACGAGGTCGGAGGTTCGAGAAAACAGAACCCTCCAGCCCCGTTCCACCAGCGCAAGGCCGATTGCCGCGGCCAGATGGGATTTGCCGCCGCCCGGCGGACCGAACAGGATGAGGTTGGCCCCTTGTTCGAGCCAGCCATCGCCGGCGCACAGGGCCATGACCTGGGCCTTGGAGATCATCGGCACGGCATCGAAGGCGAAGCAGTCCAGGGTCTTGCCTGCAGGCAGATGGGCCTCTGCCAGGTGACGCTCGATCCGGCGGCGATCTCGTTCGGCGAGTTCGTGTTCGGCGAGCGCGGCGAGGAACCTGCTCGCGGGCCACCCCTCCTTGTCAGCCTGGGCGGCGAAGTCCCCCCAGATGTGCTTGATGGTGGGCAGGCGCAGCTCGTTGAGCATGAGGCTGAGGCGCTGTGCATCGATCATGGGAACTGCACTCATGCGGCTTCTCCCTGTTCGATAAGTCCGTCGTAGATCGAGAGCGGCACCAGTTCGACCACGACTTCGGGCAGATCGGCGGGGTCCGGACAGAACCGGGCCCGCAAGGTTGTCAGGCACGGCGTTCGGCGCGCGGTCAGATCATCGGTCAGGATCCCGGCGAGTTCGGCCTCGCAGGCACGTTCGTGGGCCATGGCCAGAAGTTCGACGGTGGTGCGGCAGGCTTCCCGCTCGCCCTGAACTTCCAGCAGGTGGTCGAACATCAGGCGATAGGCATCTCGCGGGAACAGGCTGTCGCGATAAACCAGCCCCAGCAGCGCCATGGGCTTGCGGCGCAGGGAATGGATCACGTGGCGGTAATCAACGACGTGGCCGTGCTTCCCGTTCATGCCGGCGCGGCCGCGCGGCAGGGTCATGAGCCTCGTGCCCCCGATGAAGACGTCGAGGCGGTCATCATACAGGCGGACCCGCAAACGGTGCCCGATTAGGCGGGATGGGACCGTGTAGAACACCTTGCGCAGCGTGAAGCCGCCCGAGGATGTGACCGTCACGAGGATCTCCTCGTAATCGGTGGTGCGCACGTCCGGCAGCGACTGCAGGAACTTGCGTTCGGCATCGATCCCGGGGCTGTGCCGCCGGTTGCGCGCATTTACGACCTCGTCGATGAAGCGGCGATAGTCGGCAAGGTCAGCGAAGTCGCCGCTACCTCGCAGCAGCAGCGCATCCTTCACGGCAGCCTTGATATGACCATGGGCACTCTCGATCGCGCCGTTCTCGTGAGCAACGCCCCGGTTGTTCCTCGTGGGCTCCATTCCATAATGGGCACAGAGCGCGTCATAGCGCCTGGTCAGGTCGATCCTGGCATCGGCCTCCAGATTGCGGAAGGCGGCCGAGAGGCTGTCGGTACGATGAAGCTTCGGCGCACCGCCTGCGGACCAGAGTGCGTTCTGCAGCCCTTCGGCCAAGGCAACGAAACTCTCGCCGCCCAGGATGACGTGCCCATGCTCGAAACCGCCGCGCGGCAACCGGAAGTGATAGAGCAGGTGATCCAGTGGTTGTCCGGCGATCGAGACAGCCAGATCGTCCATGCACGTAAAATCGGACAGGCCGAGCCGCCCGGCCTCGTGCACCTGCCGGAAGATGACTTCGCGATCTTGCCCGTTCATCGCGCGCCAGTCGCGAATGCGCCTCTCCAGGGTTCGCCGGGAGCCGAACACCGTCTCGGGGTATCGGCGCCGCAGTTCCTCGAAGATCGCGATAGGCCGCAGGCCCGGAGCAGCCTCCAGCATCGGCACGACCACCTCATCGAAGATACCGGCAAGGGGGTCAGGCCGGCGCCGGCTGCGTGGCGTTTGCCGCTGTGATGGCAACCGGGCGTCCTGAAGAACCCGATAGCCCGTCGCCGGGCTGAATCCAGCCTTAGCCGCCGCCAGAGCGACGGGGTCATTACGTCTGTTGGTCATGAAAAGTCTCACCTGATGATCGTTGATGTGTCGACCGGCCACACGTCAGGTCCTCCTTCTCGGAAAACCTCATGCATAGCGGCCACCACGACCATCACAGGCACCCCGCAAAGAGCGCCTCCGGTGTGTCGGGACCGGCTACGGGCTACGCCCTCCGCCGATCCCGACACACCGGATTCCCATCTTGATTGTCGCGCTTTCTCAACCTGATCGTCGCGCAACACAGGTGCCGGTGACGGCATGCTCGCTCTCATGGAAGCCATCGAAGGGCGCCAGGATCGGCTGCAGGACAGGCCGCTCCATCTCCAGCGCCTAGGCCACGGTGATATCGCCGCGCTCGGGATGGGTGTGGTGCTCGGCCCAGCGCCGGCACTCCGCCTTCCTTCTCACGATCTGGCTTTTGAGCCATTCGAGCATGGAATCTTTTGCCATCATGGGCGTCGTCGTCGCTCTCGGCAGCATCGTCTACCGGGCCAGCATCCGCCGGTCATCAACGTAGGGGTCACGACGGTGGAGCGAGCGGTCGGCTCTTCAAGCCCAACGCGATCGGCTCATTTCTCGCTCACCAGTCGTGAACTAACGGCAAATTTGTCAGAATTTGAGGGTGAAAGTGATTTATGGCCCTCATTTTTGTTTCAAGCAGCGCCTGCCGAATGCATCTCTGCGATTGATGTCTTCTGCAAAAGCTTGTTGGCATCGGATGCTCGCTGATCACACCTAACCCGTAATCGTGCCTCTGGCTGACATACCCGACAAACGTATAAGCTCGCCATGCGCGGGCGTCACCAACCCAATTCCGCGTGCGATCCCAAGCGCACAAGCTGCAAGGTG
It encodes:
- the istB gene encoding IS21-like element helper ATPase IstB; protein product: MIDAQRLSLMLNELRLPTIKHIWGDFAAQADKEGWPASRFLAALAEHELAERDRRRIERHLAEAHLPAGKTLDCFAFDAVPMISKAQVMALCAGDGWLEQGANLILFGPPGGGKSHLAAAIGLALVERGWRVLFSRTSDLVQRLQVARRELALESAMAKLDKYHLLVLDDFAYISRDQAETSVLFELISARYERRSLLITANQPFGEWNRVFPDPAMTLAAVDRLVHHATIFEMNVESYRRRTAQARRTGAGRPAAYTTPKILETIRVNQDENDELASDNQNSH
- the istA gene encoding IS21 family transposase, with the translated sequence MTNRRNDPVALAAAKAGFSPATGYRVLQDARLPSQRQTPRSRRRPDPLAGIFDEVVVPMLEAAPGLRPIAIFEELRRRYPETVFGSRRTLERRIRDWRAMNGQDREVIFRQVHEAGRLGLSDFTCMDDLAVSIAGQPLDHLLYHFRLPRGGFEHGHVILGGESFVALAEGLQNALWSAGGAPKLHRTDSLSAAFRNLEADARIDLTRRYDALCAHYGMEPTRNNRGVAHENGAIESAHGHIKAAVKDALLLRGSGDFADLADYRRFIDEVVNARNRRHSPGIDAERKFLQSLPDVRTTDYEEILVTVTSSGGFTLRKVFYTVPSRLIGHRLRVRLYDDRLDVFIGGTRLMTLPRGRAGMNGKHGHVVDYRHVIHSLRRKPMALLGLVYRDSLFPRDAYRLMFDHLLEVQGEREACRTTVELLAMAHERACEAELAGILTDDLTARRTPCLTTLRARFCPDPADLPEVVVELVPLSIYDGLIEQGEAA